Genomic window (Aminivibrio pyruvatiphilus):
CCCAGAGCTGCCCCGTTTCGCTGAAATAATCGGGCGGCACTCCCGCCACTTCCGTGGGCAGAAGATCCCCGCCCAGGCAGAAAAAGGACTGGCGGGACCATACGTCGGCGCTGTCGTAGTTCACGTAGATGGGAAGATCGCCGATAAGCTCCACCCCTGCCTCCCGGCATTTCGCCCTGAGGCTCTTCATCTGGGAGAAGAAAATGTACTGGACGAACCGCAGATAATCCAGCTCCCCCCGGAGATCCCCGGCGGCTTCCCGCAGGGCCGTTTCGTCCCTTCCCCGGATCTTTTCCGGCCAGCCGTTCCAGGGAGTACCTTTGTAGATTCCCTTGAGGGCAGTAAAGAGAACGTAGTCTTCGAGCCAGTGCTCCTGTTCCCTGAGGAAGGCCCCGTATTCCTCGCCGGGGGAAAAACGGGAAAAAGCGATCCGGAGGATTTCCTCCCTGAACGCCCTTGCCGGGCCGTAGTCTATGCGGTCTTCCGGAAAGGCTGGATGGCCGGAGAGTTCGTCCCGGAGGAGCAGACCCCTTGTGACAAGATCATCCGGGGATATGCACAGGGGGGTGCCCGCGAAAGCCGACGGTGAGCTGTACGGTGAATTGCCGAGGGCACCGTCCGTCACGGTGAGGGGAAGAACCTGCCAGATGGTCTGACCGGAACGGGAAAGGAAATCAACGAAATCATGGGCCGGCTTTCCCAGGTCTCCCGCTCCGAAACCGCCGGGAAGGGACGGAACGGGCAGAAGGATGCCGCATGCTCTGTTCAGTAAAAACACCTCCGTATGTAGTGGCCGCTGTCAGTGCCATTCTACACCAGGAAGGGGGGATCTTCGCCGTTCCCGGCCGGGAGGGAGGCGATCGTGATATATAATTGACAGGAAACGCAATGGGAGAGGAGTGTCCCGATGGTCCGTTCAGTGTGCATTCACGGTCATTTTTACCAGCCCCCCAGGGAGAACCCCTGGCTCGGGGAGATCGAGATACAGGAATCGGCGGCTCCCTGGCACGACTGGAACGAACGGGTCGCGGCCGAGTGCTACGGCCCGAACGGGGCCGCGAGAATCCTCGACGATGAAGGATGGATCAGGAGCATCGTCAACAATTATTCCCGCATCAGTTTCAACTTCGGACCGACCCTTCTTTCCTGGATGGAGAGAAAACGCCCCGACATCTACGAGGCGGTCCTGCGGGCCGACGGGCTGGGAGAGGCGAGATTCTCCGGCCACGGGCCTGCTGTCGCCCAGGTTTACAACCACATGATCCTTCCCCTGGCGAACCGGAGGGACAAGGAAACCCAGGTCATCTGGGGAATGGAGGATTTCCGGGCCCGCTTCGGCAGGGATCCCGAGGGCATGTGGCTCGCCGAGACCGCCGTTGATACAGAGACCCTGGAAGTCCTGGCCGAAAACGGCATTGCCTTCACCATTCTCGCCCCCCGCCAGGCAGCAGCCGTAAGGCCGGCGGGTGAAGCAGGCTGGACCGACGTGACGGGAGAGCGGGTGGATGTCTTTCGCCCGTACCGGTGCTCTCTCCCGTCGGGAAAATCCATGGTCCTGTTTTTCTACCACGGCGGCATCGCCCAGCAGGTGGCCTTCGGTGAAACGCTACGGAACGGAAACGCCTTCGCTTCCATGCTGCTGGATGCCATTCTGGCCTCTTCTGCCGAATCTCCCCTCCTCTCCGTGGCCACCGACGGCGAGACCTTCGGCCACCATCACAAATACGGCGATATGGCTCTCGCGTACTGCCTCGACCGGCTCGAAAGGAGCGGCCGCGTGAACCTCACCATCTACGGCGAATACCTGGAAAAGCATCCCCCGGCAGACGAGGTCAGAATAGTGGAAAACTCGTCCTGGAGCTGCGCTCACGGCGTTGAGCGGTGGAGGAGCGACTGCGGCTGTTCCGCCCATTCCAGGCCGGGTTGGAGCCAGGGATGGAGAAAACCCCTGAGAGAAGCTCTGGACGGCCTTCGGGACACACTTTCCCCTCTTTTCGGTGAAGAAGGGGCATCCGTCCTTCCCGACCCTTACGGGGCAAGGAACAGGTATGTATCCGTCCTGCCCGGAAGAAAAAGCGGCAATGTCCGGGAATTCCTCGAGGGAGAGGCCGGACGGCCGCTTTCGGGGGAAGAGCTTGCCAGGTCGGTTTCCCTGCTGGAGATGGAGCGGAACCTCATGCTCATGTACACAAGCTGCGGCTGGTTCTTCGACGAGCTTTCCGGAATAGAAACGCTTCAGGTGATGGCCTACGCCGCGAGGGCCCTCGAACTGGGGGAGCGGCTTTTTCCCGGCCGGGATTTCCGGGCCTTCTTCACGAGAAAGCTTGCCGAGGCCAGGAGCAACATCGCCGAGTTCCGGGACGGCCGGAGGATT
Coding sequences:
- the malQ gene encoding 4-alpha-glucanotransferase, with protein sequence MFLLNRACGILLPVPSLPGGFGAGDLGKPAHDFVDFLSRSGQTIWQVLPLTVTDGALGNSPYSSPSAFAGTPLCISPDDLVTRGLLLRDELSGHPAFPEDRIDYGPARAFREEILRIAFSRFSPGEEYGAFLREQEHWLEDYVLFTALKGIYKGTPWNGWPEKIRGRDETALREAAGDLRGELDYLRFVQYIFFSQMKSLRAKCREAGVELIGDLPIYVNYDSADVWSRQSFFCLGGDLLPTEVAGVPPDYFSETGQLWGNPLYNWDTLKKNGFSWWIRRLRHSLSLFDTVRIDHFRGLLAYWAIPFGDKTAERGTWRPVPSADFFNAVRKELPSPPFLAENLGVITPDVTEAMESMGFPGMAVALFAFGGGMRDNPHIPHNYRRELTAYTGTHDNNTIEGWYSEDASEDERRTFRKYTGRSADGESAADAVIRLVLSSVAERAVVPLQDYLGLGSEGRMNTPSVPSGNWEWKARQEHLSGELSGRMANLAAIYGRK
- a CDS encoding DUF3536 domain-containing protein translates to MVRSVCIHGHFYQPPRENPWLGEIEIQESAAPWHDWNERVAAECYGPNGAARILDDEGWIRSIVNNYSRISFNFGPTLLSWMERKRPDIYEAVLRADGLGEARFSGHGPAVAQVYNHMILPLANRRDKETQVIWGMEDFRARFGRDPEGMWLAETAVDTETLEVLAENGIAFTILAPRQAAAVRPAGEAGWTDVTGERVDVFRPYRCSLPSGKSMVLFFYHGGIAQQVAFGETLRNGNAFASMLLDAILASSAESPLLSVATDGETFGHHHKYGDMALAYCLDRLERSGRVNLTIYGEYLEKHPPADEVRIVENSSWSCAHGVERWRSDCGCSAHSRPGWSQGWRKPLREALDGLRDTLSPLFGEEGASVLPDPYGARNRYVSVLPGRKSGNVREFLEGEAGRPLSGEELARSVSLLEMERNLMLMYTSCGWFFDELSGIETLQVMAYAARALELGERLFPGRDFRAFFTRKLAEARSNIAEFRDGRRIFDIFVEPLRADLLRAGAHFVVSCLFVPGEQKACSPERCAFSSYRISGCSLERKESGNNRYALGYLRIMSEATFEEDDLFVAALYRGGRDVLCGVARKTAGADGNGVRERIEAALRDEDEQAMVDFFGHNVYSLRHLFKDEQRRILTLIISEDVAAVTDMLRKTVRDYSEVLSFLAALSMPSPDAFRSAAEVVLNDDLRKALESLPLDLVFLERRVTDAETWGISLDLESLRHTAARRLEEFLDRLGDAPGDRAVLGELHALLAFLEKRKWEVNLWEVQNRFAKILSGIREFSPGTSETFAGVAAMLRVRSESGDSDFFPPSPSGRNSGK